One segment of Meriones unguiculatus strain TT.TT164.6M chromosome 3, Bangor_MerUng_6.1, whole genome shotgun sequence DNA contains the following:
- the Znf438 gene encoding zinc finger protein 438 isoform X2 encodes MQNSSLVPAKDQGESSIPSGTTQSGKSLQNKSQFRTIAPKIVPNVLTSSVLACPSSLPDQESLALTTKPLGVPTQNYALMQVAGQEGTFSLVALPNVASAQPVQKPRMSLHENLKLPIPRYQPLSSKEFRKKQDLGSPQSGCSRPPGPAQMFQMSPHAHPALPHKPSLLKQLLTFDPSPTHINTATLTRGFGRGDSNPLVTDSCGDQELPATPSSTPEESSDRQSLPAVMQKARKAVPAKPATAGEERREQTASAHTGCSSTVPLTPKGKLPILPFSRVRTVEVGKVESDADTTDVSTSGCGAHCEERLSVTERFDAATKVASMIPTLHGSQPSESESAFCPVTKVDLGRKAKASSGLAKRRGRKWKVPDEILALQGKRRKCMISMCEDSVERARTSPQEPRDQKPKAASRKYRHIMPKPVLVLSTLAPLASPSAVLQAQAPSSLGQDVLANALPLNGLDPRQSPAPKPSSALRSGFSAIKKPWHMCPVCNHHFQFKHHLLDHMNIHTNRRPYSCGICRKTYVRPGSLSAHMKLHHAENRPKKLVCCEFCAKVFGHVPVYFGHLKEVHRVVISTEPSSSELQPGDTPKNKDRDAGVQGPDGALERETKSSLEEDFLLNQADEVKLQIRCGRCQITAQSFAEIKFHLLHVHGEEIQGRLQEVILPGSRPSTAHQKLHPDRRKQVMPCASVEDFPAFPKVRRLPAPHQHREEVLAESEGAWWGRGGPQHSTTLFWSHSGFNCLLCAQMLGRKEDLLLHWVHQHNCEDPTRLWALLGTFSNQGAPELPSEARQ; translated from the exons GTGAATCAAGCATCCCTTCTGGAACAACACAGAGTGGGAAAAGTTTACAGAACAAGAGTCAGTTTAGGACCATCGCACCCAAAATTGTGCCTAACGTCCTAACGTCCAGCGTGCTAGCCTGTCCTTCCTCACTTCCTGACCAAGAGAGTCTGGCTCTAACCACCAAGCCTCTGGGTGTGCCCACTCAGAACTATGCTCTGATGCAGGTGGCCGGCCAGGAGGGCACATTTTCTCTTGTTGCTTTGCCAAATGTTGCCTCAGCTCAGCCAGTTCAGAAGCCCAGGATGTCCCTACATGAAAACCTTAAACTGCCGATTCCTCGTTACCAGCCACTAAGTAGCAAAGAATTCAGGAAGAAACAGGATCTGGGCTCCCCCCAGAGTGGCTGCAGCAGACCTCCTGGCCCAGCCCAGATGTTCCAGATGTCCCCACACGCCCATCCTGCACTGCCTCACAAACCCAGCCTGTTGAAGCAATTGCTCACTTTTGACCCTTCCCCCACCCATATCAACACAGCTACACTGACAAGGGGTTTTGGCCGAGGAGATTCCAATCCTCTAGTGACGGATAGCTGTGGAGATCAGGAGCTTCCTGCCACCCCATCATCGACTCCAGAGGAGTCCTCTGACCGGCAGAGCCTGCCAGCGGTTATGCAGAAGGCCAGGAAGGCGGTGCCCGCCAAGCCTGCCACCGCTGGCGAAGAACGCAGAGAGCAGACGGCCTCGGCACACACTGGCTGCAGCAGTACAGTGCCGCTGACCCCCAAGGGCAAACTGCCCATCCTGCCCTTCTCAAGGGTAAGAACCGTGGAGGTAGGCAAAGTGGAGTCAGATGCGGACACTACAGACGTCTCTACCTCCGGGTGTGGGGCACACTGTGAGGAGAGACTGTCTGTCACAGAGAGGTTCGATGCAGCCACCAAGGTAGCCAGCATGATACCTACACTGCACGGGTCACAGCCGAGTGAGAGTGAGAGTGCCTTCTGCCCTGTCACCAAAGTAGATCTGGGCCGCAAAGCAAAAGCCAGCAGTGGGTTagcaaagagaagaggaaggaaatggaaagTGCCAGATGAGATTTTAGCACTGCAGGGTAAGAGGAGGAAATGCATGATTAGTATGTGTGAAGACAGTGTAGAAAGGGCGAGAACCAGTCCCCAGGAACCCAGAGACCAGAAGCCCAAGGCCGCTTCAAGAAAGTATCGTCACATCATGCCCAAGCCTGTCCTCGTCCTGTCCACCCTGGCGCCCCTGGCATCTCCCTCAGCTGTGCTGCAGGCCCAGGCTCCCAGCAGCCTAGGTCAGGATGTGCTGGCCAACGCCCTGCCTCTGAATGGCCTCGACCCCAGGCAGAGCCCTGCACCTAAGCCTAGCTCTGCGCTTAGAAGCGGCTTCTCTGCCATTAAGAAGCCCTGGCACATGTGTCCTGTCTGCAACCACCACTTCCAGTTCAAGCATCACCTTCTGGaccacatgaacatacacaccaACAGACGGCCTTATAGTTGTGGGATCTGTCGCAAGACCTATGTCCGTCCCGGCAGCCTAAGCGCACACATGAAACTCCACCATGCCGAGAACCGCCCCAAGAAGCTAGTGTGCTGTGAGTTTTGTGCCAAAGTATTTGGTCATGTCCCAGTCTATTTCGGCCATCTGAAGGAGGTGCACAGGGTTGTGATCAGCACAGAGCCCTCCTCCAGTGAACTGCAGCCAGGAGACACACCAAAGAACAAGGACCGAGATGCCGGTGTGCAAGGACCAGACGGCGCACTGGAGAG GGAAACCAAGTCAAGTTTGGAAGAAGATTTCCTTCTAAACCAGGCAGATGAAGTCAAATTGCAAATTAGATGTGGCCGTTGTCAGATCACTGCTCAGTCCTTTGCTGAAATCAAGTTTCATTTACTTCATGTTCATGGGGAGGAGATTCAAGGCCGGCTTCAAGAGGTGATCTTACCGGGCAGCAGGCCTAGCACTGCCCACCAGAAGCTGCACCCGGACAGAAGGAAGCAGGTGATGCCCTGCGCCTCTGTGGAGGACTTCCCAGCATTTCCCAAAGTGCGAAGACTGCCAGCCCCTCATCAGCACAGAGAGGAGGTCCTGGCAGAGAGCGAGGGTGCCTGGTGGGGAAGGGGTGGCCCGCAGCACTCCACCACGCTCTTCTGGTCCCACTCCGGCTTCAACTGCCTGCTCTGTGCCCAGATGCTGGGGCGGAAGGAGGACCTGCTTCTTCACTGGGTACACCAGCACAACTGCGAGGACCCCACCAGACTCTGGGCTCTCCTGGGGACATTCTCCAACCAGGGCGCTCCCGAGCTCCCCAGTGAGGCAAGGCAGTGA
- the Znf438 gene encoding zinc finger protein 438 isoform X1, whose translation MEEDRHLLITCLTHNSRKVTVEVIYIIMQNSSLVPAKDQGESSIPSGTTQSGKSLQNKSQFRTIAPKIVPNVLTSSVLACPSSLPDQESLALTTKPLGVPTQNYALMQVAGQEGTFSLVALPNVASAQPVQKPRMSLHENLKLPIPRYQPLSSKEFRKKQDLGSPQSGCSRPPGPAQMFQMSPHAHPALPHKPSLLKQLLTFDPSPTHINTATLTRGFGRGDSNPLVTDSCGDQELPATPSSTPEESSDRQSLPAVMQKARKAVPAKPATAGEERREQTASAHTGCSSTVPLTPKGKLPILPFSRVRTVEVGKVESDADTTDVSTSGCGAHCEERLSVTERFDAATKVASMIPTLHGSQPSESESAFCPVTKVDLGRKAKASSGLAKRRGRKWKVPDEILALQGKRRKCMISMCEDSVERARTSPQEPRDQKPKAASRKYRHIMPKPVLVLSTLAPLASPSAVLQAQAPSSLGQDVLANALPLNGLDPRQSPAPKPSSALRSGFSAIKKPWHMCPVCNHHFQFKHHLLDHMNIHTNRRPYSCGICRKTYVRPGSLSAHMKLHHAENRPKKLVCCEFCAKVFGHVPVYFGHLKEVHRVVISTEPSSSELQPGDTPKNKDRDAGVQGPDGALERETKSSLEEDFLLNQADEVKLQIRCGRCQITAQSFAEIKFHLLHVHGEEIQGRLQEVILPGSRPSTAHQKLHPDRRKQVMPCASVEDFPAFPKVRRLPAPHQHREEVLAESEGAWWGRGGPQHSTTLFWSHSGFNCLLCAQMLGRKEDLLLHWVHQHNCEDPTRLWALLGTFSNQGAPELPSEARQ comes from the exons GTGAATCAAGCATCCCTTCTGGAACAACACAGAGTGGGAAAAGTTTACAGAACAAGAGTCAGTTTAGGACCATCGCACCCAAAATTGTGCCTAACGTCCTAACGTCCAGCGTGCTAGCCTGTCCTTCCTCACTTCCTGACCAAGAGAGTCTGGCTCTAACCACCAAGCCTCTGGGTGTGCCCACTCAGAACTATGCTCTGATGCAGGTGGCCGGCCAGGAGGGCACATTTTCTCTTGTTGCTTTGCCAAATGTTGCCTCAGCTCAGCCAGTTCAGAAGCCCAGGATGTCCCTACATGAAAACCTTAAACTGCCGATTCCTCGTTACCAGCCACTAAGTAGCAAAGAATTCAGGAAGAAACAGGATCTGGGCTCCCCCCAGAGTGGCTGCAGCAGACCTCCTGGCCCAGCCCAGATGTTCCAGATGTCCCCACACGCCCATCCTGCACTGCCTCACAAACCCAGCCTGTTGAAGCAATTGCTCACTTTTGACCCTTCCCCCACCCATATCAACACAGCTACACTGACAAGGGGTTTTGGCCGAGGAGATTCCAATCCTCTAGTGACGGATAGCTGTGGAGATCAGGAGCTTCCTGCCACCCCATCATCGACTCCAGAGGAGTCCTCTGACCGGCAGAGCCTGCCAGCGGTTATGCAGAAGGCCAGGAAGGCGGTGCCCGCCAAGCCTGCCACCGCTGGCGAAGAACGCAGAGAGCAGACGGCCTCGGCACACACTGGCTGCAGCAGTACAGTGCCGCTGACCCCCAAGGGCAAACTGCCCATCCTGCCCTTCTCAAGGGTAAGAACCGTGGAGGTAGGCAAAGTGGAGTCAGATGCGGACACTACAGACGTCTCTACCTCCGGGTGTGGGGCACACTGTGAGGAGAGACTGTCTGTCACAGAGAGGTTCGATGCAGCCACCAAGGTAGCCAGCATGATACCTACACTGCACGGGTCACAGCCGAGTGAGAGTGAGAGTGCCTTCTGCCCTGTCACCAAAGTAGATCTGGGCCGCAAAGCAAAAGCCAGCAGTGGGTTagcaaagagaagaggaaggaaatggaaagTGCCAGATGAGATTTTAGCACTGCAGGGTAAGAGGAGGAAATGCATGATTAGTATGTGTGAAGACAGTGTAGAAAGGGCGAGAACCAGTCCCCAGGAACCCAGAGACCAGAAGCCCAAGGCCGCTTCAAGAAAGTATCGTCACATCATGCCCAAGCCTGTCCTCGTCCTGTCCACCCTGGCGCCCCTGGCATCTCCCTCAGCTGTGCTGCAGGCCCAGGCTCCCAGCAGCCTAGGTCAGGATGTGCTGGCCAACGCCCTGCCTCTGAATGGCCTCGACCCCAGGCAGAGCCCTGCACCTAAGCCTAGCTCTGCGCTTAGAAGCGGCTTCTCTGCCATTAAGAAGCCCTGGCACATGTGTCCTGTCTGCAACCACCACTTCCAGTTCAAGCATCACCTTCTGGaccacatgaacatacacaccaACAGACGGCCTTATAGTTGTGGGATCTGTCGCAAGACCTATGTCCGTCCCGGCAGCCTAAGCGCACACATGAAACTCCACCATGCCGAGAACCGCCCCAAGAAGCTAGTGTGCTGTGAGTTTTGTGCCAAAGTATTTGGTCATGTCCCAGTCTATTTCGGCCATCTGAAGGAGGTGCACAGGGTTGTGATCAGCACAGAGCCCTCCTCCAGTGAACTGCAGCCAGGAGACACACCAAAGAACAAGGACCGAGATGCCGGTGTGCAAGGACCAGACGGCGCACTGGAGAG GGAAACCAAGTCAAGTTTGGAAGAAGATTTCCTTCTAAACCAGGCAGATGAAGTCAAATTGCAAATTAGATGTGGCCGTTGTCAGATCACTGCTCAGTCCTTTGCTGAAATCAAGTTTCATTTACTTCATGTTCATGGGGAGGAGATTCAAGGCCGGCTTCAAGAGGTGATCTTACCGGGCAGCAGGCCTAGCACTGCCCACCAGAAGCTGCACCCGGACAGAAGGAAGCAGGTGATGCCCTGCGCCTCTGTGGAGGACTTCCCAGCATTTCCCAAAGTGCGAAGACTGCCAGCCCCTCATCAGCACAGAGAGGAGGTCCTGGCAGAGAGCGAGGGTGCCTGGTGGGGAAGGGGTGGCCCGCAGCACTCCACCACGCTCTTCTGGTCCCACTCCGGCTTCAACTGCCTGCTCTGTGCCCAGATGCTGGGGCGGAAGGAGGACCTGCTTCTTCACTGGGTACACCAGCACAACTGCGAGGACCCCACCAGACTCTGGGCTCTCCTGGGGACATTCTCCAACCAGGGCGCTCCCGAGCTCCCCAGTGAGGCAAGGCAGTGA